The genomic segment AGGAAATATAAAAAATATGTAAAAACTAAACTACTTTCTTTAGATATAGCACGAGTGTATGGATATAGAAAATCTTTTTCATTGTCTGATTTTTATTACATGTGTAGGAATATTTGGTTAAAGACAGTACATTATGGTTTTATTACTCCATCATTACAAGTTGCAGGTATAGGAACTTTTTGCGGAGCTGAGAGAGATTCTCTTACTGATATAGTTGTAGATATTTTTGGGAATCTTTATAAATGTTGGAATTATGTATTTGTAAAAGGAGCAAATTATTCAACATTAGAAGAGTTAGCAGAACACAATTATGAAATAATCCCTCAAAACAGAAATAGGCTGAGGTATGTTGAAAAAGCTTCCCTTCTAAGCATCAATAATGGTAAATGTTTAAGCTGTAACTATTTTCCCTATTGTCAAGGACTTTGTCCAGATCTTAGACTTAGAATAATGAAGAGTTTGGAAGAAAATATATATAATAGGGATAAGTGCAAATCGATAGTTAAGGATTATCTAGAAACCCAAATAGAGGCATTGTTATCTTCTAAGGAGTGATAGTAATGATGAATGTCATCTTCAGGCAGTTTAAGTTCTTATGGCAGCAAATGCCAAAAGGATATAAGCAATATTATACAATTTATATGCTTATTTCTGTTGTTCATGTTTTCATTTTTCTGCTTCTTCCACTTATATACAGAGATATAATAGACGCTCTTACAAAAGAGCATTATTCTCCAGAGAAAATTTTTCTTTATATCATTCTCACTTTGGCAGGCTATGCTTCAATAAGGATATGGAGTCTTATAAATATCTATTTCAAAGAAAAAATGAAAAAAATTATTATGGATAAACTTTTTCATTCTGTACTGGAGATGGATTCAGCTCATTTTAAATCAAGAGAGCCAGGTTATTGGGCAAGTATTTTTTCAAAGGACATAGATATGACATCAAATATGTATCTGGATTTTGTTTATACTCTTCCTGCTGAAGGTATTGCCCTTGTTGCGATACTTGTCATTATTGCTATTAACTGTATGCCTATTACTTTTGTTATTCTTTCAGGATTAGCTATTGCAGGTTTCATAAATTATTGGAGAGATAAATATGTGGTGCCTTACTATGATAAAGCACAGGAGGATTTCAGGAATACAATTGATATAGTTAATGCTTACCTCAAAGGGGTAGGAGATTTATTGCACAATCAGGCAGAGAATGTTTTTATTCAAAAATTAAAAGAGAGATTTGTCATTTACAGTAATCATCTTGAAAAATATTTTAAAAAGGATTCCATAAGCGAATATTTCATTTCAGTTACAAATGAAGTTACAAAAATGGCAAGTGTTGGGCTTTCTTTATTTTTCTTTATAAAGGGAAATTTTACTTTTGGTACAGCAATACTTCTTATTATGTTTTCTTCCACTGCCTGTGAAAAGGCAAAATATTTAGTGGAGAATTTCAAATGGCTTATGAATTTTCCTCCTCACATTAAAAAGGTGCAAATGGCTATTGAATCTCCACAATTAATAAAGAGCAAGCAAAATATATCTAGTGATTTTATTGCTTTAAATTTAAACAATATTGGTGTTAAATACAATGATAAATGGGTAATAAGACATTTTTCTATGGAAATAAAAAAAGGTGAGAAGGTTGCATTATTGGGGAAAAGCGGTATAGGTAAATCAACAATTTTAAAAGTAATTTCAGGGAGTATCAGGCCCTGTGAAGGTAAAGTAGAGTTTATTTATTGTTGCCCGAAGATAGGACTTCTCTCTCAGAGATGTTATCTGTTTAATAGAACCATAAGGGAAAATATGTTAAGTGTAAAGCCTGATGCTAAAGATGAAGAAATTATTGAAGTATTAAAGAATGTTGGATTGTTTGACTGGTTTCGAAGATTGCCTTTGGGGTTAAATACGCAAATTGGCCAATTGGGCAAATTGGTTTCTGGCGGAGAAAAAGCGCGATTATCATTAGCCCAACTCATTCTTTTAAATCCTGATTTAGTGCTTATTGATGAACCGTTTGTAGGTGTGGATAAGGAGCGTAAAGACGAAATTATGCAATATATGAAAAAGTTTTTACAGGATAAAACCTGTATAATTGTAACCCATGATGATGACATAGTTAAAACCCTTGCCTTGCGGTGTGTTTATGTGAGAGGTGATAGCTTATGAAGCGAATAAAATGGCTTTTTCATATATTGCCCAAAACCATAATAATAGATTTTATTATTACATTTTTCTTTTTCTTTGCATCAGACATTGGCATATTATTAATGCCATTGTTCTATGCAAAAATTCTCGACAAGGTTCAAAAATTACATAACTTTCCTTTTGTGTATTATTTAACATGGGGAGGACTTATTTTAGTTTTGGTAACAGTACGCACATACATGACATATAGAAATAGTAAACAAAAAGTTAAGATACATAAAATACTTGCTGTAACAACAGGCAAATTGATTTTTAATGTTCCCTTGCAAGAAGTTGTAGCAAAAGGTTCGCAGTATTACACAGATGCAATTTTAAATA from the Anoxybacter fermentans genome contains:
- a CDS encoding radical SAM/SPASM domain-containing protein; this encodes MLEWPFIHFINDELISLSERFGMKYNNIIVTNGYLLDESIARALGKQNIEYVQITLDGTEHIHNLRRRIANGGGSYSTILQGISYLLNNNINTVIRINVDKESINSISSLIDELYRKYKKYVKTKLLSLDIARVYGYRKSFSLSDFYYMCRNIWLKTVHYGFITPSLQVAGIGTFCGAERDSLTDIVVDIFGNLYKCWNYVFVKGANYSTLEELAEHNYEIIPQNRNRLRYVEKASLLSINNGKCLSCNYFPYCQGLCPDLRLRIMKSLEENIYNRDKCKSIVKDYLETQIEALLSSKE
- a CDS encoding ATP-binding cassette domain-containing protein, encoding MMNVIFRQFKFLWQQMPKGYKQYYTIYMLISVVHVFIFLLLPLIYRDIIDALTKEHYSPEKIFLYIILTLAGYASIRIWSLINIYFKEKMKKIIMDKLFHSVLEMDSAHFKSREPGYWASIFSKDIDMTSNMYLDFVYTLPAEGIALVAILVIIAINCMPITFVILSGLAIAGFINYWRDKYVVPYYDKAQEDFRNTIDIVNAYLKGVGDLLHNQAENVFIQKLKERFVIYSNHLEKYFKKDSISEYFISVTNEVTKMASVGLSLFFFIKGNFTFGTAILLIMFSSTACEKAKYLVENFKWLMNFPPHIKKVQMAIESPQLIKSKQNISSDFIALNLNNIGVKYNDKWVIRHFSMEIKKGEKVALLGKSGIGKSTILKVISGSIRPCEGKVEFIYCCPKIGLLSQRCYLFNRTIRENMLSVKPDAKDEEIIEVLKNVGLFDWFRRLPLGLNTQIGQLGKLVSGGEKARLSLAQLILLNPDLVLIDEPFVGVDKERKDEIMQYMKKFLQDKTCIIVTHDDDIVKTLALRCVYVRGDSL